The DNA sequence ACTTGAGATTTTTTTTCCCCTTGATGTGATGTCCTTTATTGTTGCAAATGTTTTTGTCTCGTGGAACTTCACTTCACACTCAGCTCATAAAGTTGCAAAACAAAAGTATTGATTCATTGAATGTGAATGCTATTATTTATATGGAAAAACCTGAACTGCCAGTCTTTAGTTGAGTCATAATGCAAGTGTTGGATAAAAAAGGAACAGCAAAAGGCGTTCATTATAGATAGAATAGTCTTTATTAGTAGCCATGACAAACAGGACCTGCTTAATTTATCAAGGATCTTAGATGACAACTTTCTTCTGTGCAACTCATTCATTGAAAGCAGTTTTATCTCTGACAACATAGAGGTCAGGATTTATTAGCAATTACTTTCTTTCAGCATGTTCATCTGGTAGTATTTAGAAGATGTTGGTGAGGATTGCAAGATTTTGTTGATTGCCATTCCTTTTGTTAAGCCGCAAGTAAAATATTGGGTTTGCCTTGAGTATTCGGATTGTATGCTATACTAATTTTGCATCATCAAATATTTCTCAATTGGCAGCCTCCTCAACGATCTTTGGATGGTTACAAGCATGTAGTAGATGTTGAGTATTGTCCACCAATCTCATCTGCTGCCCCTCATTTTCCTCCAGAAGCCGCTAAAGCAAAGGAGGCCGCACAAAGCAAACCCAATGTGCAAAACACAACGGAGTATCATGAGATCATTGAAGGTAAACTTCTGTAGCAATGGAGACTCTCAGGCTTTGATGATCATGGAATTAATAAAGAGAAATGACCACACAGTTTGTTAACAGAGGAAATGATACACGGGTTACAGCGGTTGGGATGGAAAAAGGTCGACATCAGCTTTCACTCAGCGTTCTGGCCCTTCTTTGCCCATAACAACATACATGTATTGGATCTACCTGAGCTCTCCATTTGGACATGTTTCTCCTTTTTTCGTTTTGTGACGTTGACATTTTATCTAAATTCAGGTAAAAAATGAATGGCTTCACAATGCTGGCGCTGGTGTAATAGCTCATGTTGCAGACAGCTTCAAGCAGCAAGAATGCTCCTCGCTAATGACTGCTAGCTTGTAGCTCATAGGTACCATACGCTAGTTCAATTGTAGTTGTAGTTGGAACTATTAGTGAATATTATTTTAGCTTTTTCAGCTTATGCTTATAGTCTATTAAAAATTTCTGAAGTAAATGCAGCAAATAAGCACAAAACAGTCAACTCAGTCGATTTCAATATCAAAAGGGAAAGTTTATACTCTGTTTTGATATCTTTAAATAGGATAAATAAGAGAGTAAGGATGATGTGCAATTGAAATGCTAATTACACAAAATGGATTCAATTATACTAGCCTTAAACACTAAAGAGCTTGATTTTGATGATAAacttgggaaaaaaaaaaaaaaaattcttttggaGACATATCAAGTTTTCATCAACAGATGAAAGATCACTAGTGGAAGAGAGTAAAATACTCTAAAGGTATAATTGTCTGTTGATGAAAACTTGATATGTCACTAAAACTTTCATCTGTTGATGAAAGATCACTAGTAAAATACTCTAAAGGTATAATTCTTTCGTGATAAAATTTTACTGGAAAAAAAACTAAGTGTATTAAAATTTGTAGTGAAGCGACAGAATTttgcaattaaaaattaaaaattgtcaCTAAAACTTTTAATATCGTAGTTCTTGTGACAATCTAATGGTGAATTTGAATTATGTGACTCGATATTTTAGTAGCAAATTTTAcacatttaatttgtttatttttgaaataaaatactGCTCATACCATTACTTCAAATCATGAGATAATACATCCAAGAGGATAGATGGAGGAGAAGAGCTCCATTCATCCGAACCTGATACAGAAACAACAGCCCTTGCAAGAACATAAGCACACTAATTCACATATTTTCTAACATAAACCATAGAAACATCATCAATCTCTGATAACAGGTTTTTAATATCCTGAACTAAAAGACCCAAATAAGAGAAATCTAAGGCATATGTAGTTATAGCATTCACAAGCAGTAAATCATCAATCTCCAACACAACATGATGAAACTGATTTGACTTGAGCCAAAGGAGAACCTCTCTCGCTGTTAAGGCTTCAGCAATAAGGGGATTAAAACTGCCTTCCTGGTAAACCATACCAGTATGAATAGAATGGCCATAGTGATCCCGTAAGATCCAACCCAATCCTACACCTTGACCATATAAAGGCACTGAAGCATCAAAATTACATTTGACATACCGAACAAGAGGCCAAGAGCAATGTGCAGTAGAAAAATCTGTAGAGACATGTGCAGAGGAAGAAGCTACACCAGAAACATCCTGCGCAAGTGACCATTccatataaaatgaattaacaaAATGGATCACTTGAGTTGGTGTGAGATTTTTTTGCCTACATACaatattatttctattataCCAAATTCCCCACAGAAGCAGAAAACACCTAATTCACTTTATCCTCATCATaatgatttaataaattagataaCCAACATGGGACTGACACTTCATCAATTGATGGTGAGATCCCTTCTGAATCCTAGATAGCAGCCAAAACTGACAAACTGGACATTGAGAGGAAACATTGCTCCCATGCTTCTAAAATATAATTCTTATCTCGTAAATCTTGCTTTCacctaaaataatttattttcatatatttcagaagttggtttcgatttttaaactTCTTGTGCACTTCAAATTGTAGAAAAATAATATCCCTCTTGTGCATGTATCACTTAGGGATTAGTGTTTAGGTATTCCAACGAAGCTTTTTTCTTCCTAAAATTTGAAGAGAATTGTGAAGAGAAAGCTTGCAGACATTGGATCAACAAAGAGAGTTCTTATAGGAATTGGGCCAACAAAGAGGAAATTGGGTCAACAAAGAGAAAGCTTTAGAGATGGTGTCGCTGATAGAAAGCCCAGTTTGTACTAGATAGAAAGCTCCATATGTACCTAAGTTTTTGCTGTATTTCATCATATGATCACATTAGGAACCAGATCCTCCTTATGGATTCATTTTCCTCAGTGAATCGTGCATATGCCATGGTATTGAGGGTTGAAAAACAAAGAGAGGTTAGCACCTTCACATCAAATGTGGCATATGGTTTCATGGCCGTGATGTCTAAGACACATGGCAATAACATGGAGAACACGGGTTATAAAACACTATTCAAGAGAAGGGAGACCAAAGGTTCTGTGACTACTATAAAAACAGAAGACACACTAAGTGTTAGGGTTCTAGGATCTTAGAGGAACTAAAATGTAATTTTCCCAACATGGGATTTTTGAGAAACAAGATGGGTAGAAATTAGTATAAAATAGTAGTATCAAAAGTGTTATGTCAATTTCTTGTAATTcattttcatgtatttattaAGGGGgggtgtcacctcagacatattgatgtctcctcctgccacagctcaacttgtccttaaggctctttaggggggagtgactagttggccaccagtgAGGACTGGGTCCAGCTGGCCACCATAGGCCTATCGAGTCCCTGTGTTGTGCCTCCACCCTTGTAGGCGTTCCCCCCTGTCTGCAAGTGGTGAGAGGACCTTTGTGTTGAATTTTGTAATGAATGTTTTGCCcctggaatgaaatgagtagCCCTTTTATCAAAATATTTGTGCCTACatgtgatactttggttgtttatgcCTTTATGCTTGTTGGATGTGGATATCTGCTCGATATGTATTTATCTTGCTCGCTTTAATAGCATTCTAGCCTCTTGGCTAACCAACATGCTTCGTTGTGCAGATTAACGTGTAGATAGATCTGCTGACTTGTCTTGATAgtgttcaagtcaagtgccACACGGTCCCAACTGAGTGCCAAAGCCTGGGCCCGTGACGCTAAGGACGCTTATTTCAAGCTAATCAGATATCCTGAATGGTTCAAACAAAAGAAGGTGAAGCAGTTTGCGAATGCTATAGAAGATACCTGCAATACTGCACCTGAGGTTGAGCCAGACATAACTCGTAATGAAGAACTAATTGCCACCATCATCAGCATAATTCAGCAAGAACTAAGCAAAATGATAAAAGGTAAAGGGGTCCAGAAGGCCAATTGTGCTGAATTTACTGGATTTGCAAATAAATGCACTCAAAATTCTTCTGTTTCTGTTCGTTCTATTAATATTGGTAATTGGATCATAGATAGTGGTGCTATATCTTATATGTATTCTTCCCTCACACTTTTACAAAACACCAAGCCTGTAACTAAATCTATAATTGTATCACTACTTGACGGATCGACTAAAGAGGTTAGAAGGTTTGGCGAGGTCAGACTTAAAACTAATCTGATATTGCAAAATGTACTTCACATACCAAGTTTCAAACACAATCTCTTATCTGTTCAACAACTTCTAAAGGATTCTAACGTTTCTatgattttttatcaaaatcattgTAAGTTACAAGACCTTTGGACTAAAGAGTTGGTTATTGTGGGACAGCTCCATGAAGGATTATACAAAATAAGTAGCAGTTCATTCTCTGTAATAAGACATATATCAAAAAAGGCTAATGCTGTGATGATGATGTAATTGGTTTCATGAATAAAAAAGATACTTCTATATGGCACATCATATTTGGTCATGTTTCCATATCAAAGCTTGCTCATATATAGGGTTTTAACTCTGATGCATCAATGCTACCATATTACATATGCCCTCTTGCCAAACAGTTAAGACTACCATTTCAAAAAAGTTCAAGCTTCAGCCCCATTATTTTTCACCTCTTACACAAGGAGCTTACTATTGACCTACTTTTACAGGTGTCTCATACTTTTTAACCATAATGGACAAGTACAATAGATCAACATGGATATACCTCATGCAAAATAAGTTTTAAATCCATTCACTCCTCCTCACCTTTCTCAAAATGATTCAAACACAATAACAAGCCACTATGAAACACATAAGGACAGACAATGGGGCAGAATTCTTGAGCTCGGAGACAACGAAATTGTTTCAATAGAATGGCATTATCCATTAAAAAATGATAGCCTATACACTCCAACAGAATGGGGTTGTAGAAAGAAAGCATAAAACACTTCTTCAAATAGCTAGAGCTTTAACGTTCCATTATGGCTTGCTAAAGAATTTTTGGGGAGAGGCAATCTTACATACCACTTATTTGATAAATAGAATCTCGAGTTCAGTCATTAACTAGAAGACTCCCTATGAACCTCTCAATAACAAAGTACCAGATTATAGTATACTACAATCCTTtaaatgtttgtgctatgcaACTAATATAAGACATCACAAAACCAAGTTTGAACTCAAAGCAACCAAATGCATTTTTCTGAGATTTGCCACAGGCCATAAGGCATACAAACCGTATGACCTTAGTAGCAAGACTATATGTATATCTACAGACGTCCTCTTTTATGAATCCATCTTTCCCTTCCAAACATATAACCAGACAGAATtcattcactcttaccctttagTCCAAAAAGAATCCAAAATAGAATTATCATAGCCTTATGATACCCACCTTATATCCCATCTAACATCACCTTCAGTCTTGCAACACCATCCGACCTCACCTTCAAACCTACAATACCATCCGACCTCATCTTCAGACCTACAACAGAATGTCACTACAAACACACAAATTCTAAGGAGTTCAAGGACTCATTAGAAACCAAGTTAGTTAAATGACTTTGTGGCAACAGCTCAAGATGCAACCTGTGTCCCACACAATCACTCTGACAATATGGGTCCACCTTCAGGTACATCATTAATCTAAATTTCTTCAAACCACCTTTGTTTTACACCTACATACAAAGAGTTTGTAGCATTACTATTTTTTACACATGAAGAATATTCTTACGAATAAGCAAAGACAGATGAAAATTGGGTCAGAGCCATGGATATTGAATTGGAAGCTCTCGAGAAAAATTCTACTTGAAAACTTATCCCATTTTGTGTACACAAAAAGCCTATCGCTTCTAAGTGGGTGtataaaatcaaaagaaaagctgACGACCCAATTGATAGATATAAAGTCAGGTTAGTGGCTAAGGGTTTCAACCAACTTGAAGAAATTGATTACACTGAGAGCTTCTCTCCCGTAGCAAAAATGGTCACCATTGTTGGATATCAATAACGCCTACCTCTATGGCTCCATTGACGAAGAACTATATATGCTTTCCCCACAAGGTTATTCTAAGGCATAACCAAATCAAGtgtataaactaaaaaaatcacTCTACGGACTCAAGAAAGCTGGCTGCCAATGGAACAAAGAATTCACCATCAAACTCAAGCAGTATGGCTTTACTCAATGTCCACATGATCACTGTTTCTTCACCAaatcttcatcttcttccttcCAAGCCTTAGTTGTCTATGTTGACGATTATTGATTACTGGAGACACTGAAGCAGAGATCCTAACTACCAAATGCTACCTTGACTCTCAGTTCACAATAAAGAACTTGGGAcattgaaaattttttcttaGCCTGGAAATTGCTGGCTCTGCATCTGGAATGTACATTAATCAGAGGAAATACATCACAAACATTATTCTTGACACTAGTCTCTCAAATGCCAAAACTGCACAAGTACCTCTGCCTTGAGGACTCATGCTCAAAAACTATTCATGAGCTCTCACTCTTTCACGACCAGATATTACTTTTGCCATGCAACAATTAAGCCAATTTATGTAGAAACCACATCAAACACACAGGGATGCTGCAAACACATGTGTTACATTATCTCAAAGGCACCACTGAGCGAGGTCTCTTTTATCCATCTTAGACATCACTTAACCTTCACGCATACTATGATGCTGACTGGGCCTCCTTCACTAATACTCGCCGATCCATATTCGAGTTTTGTATATTCATAGGGCAAGCCCTCATTTcatagaaaacaaaaaaaatagagCATTATCAATTGCTCCTCCACAGAAGCCGAATATAGAAGAATGGACTCCACCGTCTATGAGTTACAATGGCTCAGCTATCTCCTACGCACTTTCTCTCTTCACCTTCGCACACCAATATCACTACATTGCGACAATAAGGCAGCCTTACACATAGCAGCAAACCTGACCTTTCATGAATGGACAAAACACCTAGACATAGACTGACATCTTGTCCGTgatcaaaccagcaaaggcTTCATTCAACCGCTCCACTTACCTTCTCGCCTTCAGTTAGCAGATATCTTCTCTAAGTAcctcaaatctcctccattctCTACCTTCGTCTCCAAGTTAGGAATGGTTTCAATATCCCATGCTCAGCTTGAGGGGAGATGAAAGAATaattgtaacg is a window from the Manihot esculenta cultivar AM560-2 chromosome 16, M.esculenta_v8, whole genome shotgun sequence genome containing:
- the LOC110604000 gene encoding uncharacterized protein LOC110604000, whose translation is MEWSLAQDVSGVASSSAHVSTDFSTAHCSWPLVRYVKCNFDASVPLYGQGVGLGWILRDHYGHSIHTGMVYQEGSFNPLIAEALTAREVLLWLKSNQFHHVVLEIDDLLLVNAITTYALDFSYLGLLVQDIKNLLSEIDDVSMVYVRKYVN